The window aaccgcctttcaaatgtgcactttgctttggaaactgaaagtaaatcggctatttgattgcaagtgtcgttgacctaaacccgaggcaactgtggatgacacacccacctttaaccatggttctatcgttactatcattatttataccgccatatcaaaattactgatgtacaaagtgtgaagaataaagaagtgattcgtgtgatgtattatattatttcaagttatgtattgcttgaggacaagcaacgttcaagtgtggggatatttgatagtgctccaaatgaacatatattttgtagcaatatcctcccaatatgtaaattatttagttgtaattgttctattttaagttgtaatcgtttatattaaataagtgcgaagacaaaatcgaaaacgacgatttaaagacaaaaacgtccaaaaagctcaaatgtacaagatacaatccaagtggttcaacttattgataagaaacgtctaaaaatgacaaaagtacaagttgcggaacgcaaagtacaagatattaaactatacgaaaaggcgttcgaaaatccggaaccggtacccgagccagctatcaacgcccgacgcaatggaccaaaaattacaagtctactatgcacaagaatataatataatatataaataattatattaattatttatattttatatttatatataaattatgtcgacaagcaaggttccaaaattgtgtgagctggattttcaaactccgcgactcgcggagattgcaggcttaaaatgccgcaactcgcggagctgcaaaaatcagaaatgcctataaaaagccatgcattctgccgagtttaaaacacataaaaaaataataataatactctgtaataaataatatatatatatatatatatatatatatatatatatatatatatatatatatatatatatatatatatatatatatatatatatatatatatatatatatagtatagggtagttttatattagttagtttgggttatgtaacggttatttacgggtttttaagacggaactctgtccgtgtaacactacgcgttaaataatcaatgtaagttatgttctccctttttaaattaatctctcgtaactaagttgttattattcttatttgaaccgaagtaatcatgatgttgggctaaaaatatctaaaattgggtaattgggctttgtaccataattggggtttggacaaaagaacgacacttgtggaaattagattatgggctattaatgggctttatatttgtttaactaaatgatagtttgttaattttaatataaagatttacaattggacgtccctataaataaccatatacactcgatcggacacgatgggcgggatatttatatgtacgaataatcgttcatttaaccggacacgggaatggattaatagtctatagaattattaaaacaggggtgaaattatgtacaaggacacttggcgtaattgttaacaaagtattaaaccttggattacacgcagtcgatatcctggtgtaattattaaacaaagtattaaaaccttgttacagtttaagtccccaattagttggaatatttgacttcggatataaggataatttgacgaggatagtcgcactttatatttatgactgttggactgttatggacaaaaaccaaacgggcatattaaataatccaggacaaagaacaattaacccatgggaataaactaaaaatcaacacgtcaaacatcatgattacggaagtttaaataagcataattattttatttcatatttaatttcctttattttatatttaattgcacttttaattatcgcacttttatttattgttattgtatttaattgcatttttaattatcatactttttaattatcgcaagtttattttatcgcacttttatttatcgcaatttcattatcgttatttattttacgctttaaattaagttacatttatttttaatatttacattaggttttaactgcgactaaagtttcaaaatcgacaaaccggtcattaaacggtaaaacccccttttatatattattaatataatatattttgtacgaatataattgtttaaaatatagtgtgaaataagcccgctccctgtggaacgaaccggacttactaaaaactacactactctacgattaggtacactgcctatagtgttgtagcaaggtttaggtatatcccatttgtaaataaataattaaaacttgtcatattttgtgtaaaattgtatcgtatttaatagtttttcctagtaaaatatatagctatttcatatacacctcgcataacatcactcgctaaacaacttggagaattgaagacgcagccgcagcaggtcaaccaagctcacgcctgtgttaactgtaccaacctgcaacctactgaagaatatcaagttgagtacgaaaaccctgacggttcaatctgttacgttcaatacccagctcgtccatcaaatcccggattcaatcaacaacctagggttaatcaatttcaacgaagcaaccagccttttcactatcgctacccaccttatccagcccaacaatatcaattgtcctacgatcaaccacttccactcactggtccaccagtcgaggaaaattcccctaccacccagattacaaaagtaactaacctcactctcggagctgatgatcagttgactcagttcattcaaggacaacaacagctacatCAGAaaactgcagccagacaagatcagacggagatactaatgagaaatcaattggctctgctcaaaagtctggagacgcagctaggacagttatcacaacgccttgaaacccgaccacagggaaggttacccagtaatactatccaaaatccccacatagaggaagctaagcaaatggattccgtaatcccagaagaagaaccacggagaaggtcagctaggctcaagaacaaatcgacatatactcagaagctgacccctgcaactccagttcgtgtaccctatcctgaaaggctacaggaggaaccattcAAGCTTTATTCCTTCAAGctcgatggaagattcctggacaccatgtccaaagtccccaaccagaagagatacatccgaaggcgtCTTTCTACAAAgaagaggataccagattctaaaaaAAATCCACTGAATGAAGAATGCTcaacattactcagaaactctctaccaccaaagctaggagatacggaccGATTCATTTTCCAGTGttcgatctaccaatctggaaccattcatgcactagcagatttaggagcaagtatcaacctaatcccctactctctttacaagagattagagttaggagacttttcaccaactaaaatgacaatccaacttgccgatcacacaattcgatatcctaagagcatagttgagaacgtcatggtgaaagtcgacaaattcttgtatcctacggatttcgtagtaatggacatcaaggaagacctacacacactagtatgttaggaagacctttcatgaatacgactaggagtgtcattgatgtgtacaatcaaaccttgatattgcgatcacatggggagagcgttaccttcaaaattgaccaaccaaccgatctttctgaacaggcagagatgtttgctatttccaccagacggatcacttccgatgacgagtcttcaccaccagctaatggtatcgagatgggtgtcgaatgacAGTCtacagacgacccagaaatggaagaagaggatcccagcgaagaaatagaggaagaggaggaatctgaagaggaagaggaaatggaagacgtaaaagaaactgcgataatacccgctctaagcattaagcgtcatgaagaattaatgcggcttgagacggaagatcacagtttaatcattcattTTAAAAAGAAGACTGACAAGattgaggttaaagatatagaaattgaccctgtaagtatcaaagtggagaacgagaatactgaagaaacccgttcatcagacgaatcctcagaagaacactataccgatgatgacgaggaagagcaacatgaagacattctggataattcacactctccaaccgaaccagatctatgggagccagactcttcttcagattgaatgttatttttgtcgatcgtttttccgcttaaataataacattcatcacgaagtgtcttttttaaatgttcatattttcgtgtgatcttgatgcctgaaaaaaaaaattccaaaaaaaacgaaaaaaataaaaattttgcccccgcttcctcccgattggttacttccccattgatcctgccccctatatatatatatatatatatatatatatatatatatatatatatatatatatatatatatatatatatatatatatatatatatatatatatatatatatatatatatatatatatatatagtggtaggatcaagagggaacggggagaagcggggggaagcaaaaactttttttttcgttttttgaaaaaactttgttcacgaacattatagatgacatgaaaatatgaacatttagtagagacactttgtgataaatgtttttattttggcgggaaaacgctcgaagaagtaatatataacaattatcgtgtttttcgagcgtattttgaggttttagctattggggtttagatattagggtttagatattagggtttatagggtttagatattagggtttagaaatttagggtttagggtttagatttagggtttagatttaggattagattgagtttttaacacgaacggtttagagtttagggtttagggtttagggtttggtgttttgagtttatggaataaacccaaaacaccaaaccctaaaccctaaactctaaatcgggctaaattttacttcacaaaacatgaaaaaaagacgttcatattgttcacgaacaatattatcttgaatgttatttttgtcgatcgttttaccgccaaaataataacattcatcacgaagtgtctcttctaaatgttcatattttcgtgtgatcttgatgccggaaaaaaaaattcaaaaaaaacgaaaaaaaaaaaaattttgcttcccccgcttccccccgattgattacttccccattgatcatgcccataatatatatatatatatatatatatatatatatatatatatatatatatagacacgtATCTATTTTGTCTAGTCTTGTGTATTGGCAAAGTTCTACCTAACACCGCGTTAAACATTCAGAAACACCTCAAAAGTACATATTTACCCCTTGCAACTGATACAACAACTGAACCGAACAAGTGGTAGGTGGCATTTCCGTATCCATTTCTTGCACTGGACATAACCCGTTGACTTGCAGCTTTCCCTGTTCAGCTCCTGAACTTAACTGAATAGATTCATACAGATACATAAAGATGAAGGAGTATGTAGGTATGGTTGGAACACAGGTAGCACAAGTTTTACTTATGATATTTAGCAAACAAGCAATTGCAGATGGCATGTCCAGTTATTCTTTCATTTTGTACTCAAATGTACTTGCTTCAACCATCCTTTTCCCCCTTTCTCTCATTTTTCACAGGTACACATTTGGTCcccatttaattaattaaatttaatctAATAAATGTTTAGTTTTGTAATTATTTGCTTGCTTTTGCAGATCACCAGATCGTCCTCCACTTACCTTTAATGTGCTGTGTGGATTTATCGTTGTTGGCCTTTTTGGGTATGTTATCTACTATCATTATCAACTATTAATATAAGCTCTTAAAATGGTTAACATGTATTAGGAGGTTAAGCATTTATGTTGGGGGTCAAAATACTTGATTTATAATAAAAAAAGGTGAttggtttatatttatatatgtccatttcatatttatatagctatagcTATATGAAATGAAATAATAAAGAGAAATAGAGTTAATTAAAATACATCTTAGAACACCCCTTTAATAGTGTTATGCAATTATTATGCAATATCTAAGACATATCTAAATATTTTGCAAATGGAATTTGATATATAAATTTTTAGGTTTACTAGAAGTGAATGAAATTAACTATTTAATTTCTAGTTTTTTGGTAGGACCTAAatcatttgaaacatacaaataCCCTTAAATAATCAACAAAGTGAATACCACAAGATTTTAGGGGCAATGGCCCTCCCCTGCTGCCCCTTAAAAGCTCCATCTCTGCATGTAATTAATGATATTGTGTTACGCTTATTTTCAAAAATAGCTTACTTTTGTGTATCCTAAAATAGTATTTGGATTAGTTTACGAGCTTTTATACGTAAAATGACTAAAGGACTTCAATTCAAGAAAAATGGAGATAGACTAAGAATGTGATACGGGTAATACGGACAGTAAGAAAATGGAGATAGACTAAATATGGAGATAGCTAAGCTTTATAAAAAGAGCTAAACTAAACCTCTACGTAACGTACTTGCTTTTATATGTAGTCGATCATCTGTTGTAAAGTAACCTGTAACTTTTCAATTTTTATAGTAACAAACTGAGCGACGTTATTATTTGAAGTTTTTTGGCACAGATATTTGGTTACACGGGTGTCTCATTATCTTCTGCTACTCTTGGAACCACATTGCTCAATCTCATCCCGGGTTTTACATTCGTGCTAGCCATCTTTTGTAGGTAAACGTCTCGTTATGATGATACTTTGATCAATTAGACTTAAACATCCCGGATTTTAGGGTGTGCAAGGTGTGCAATAGCACATAGCCCAAATCTAAAGGGGCCAAAAAATATAACCCAAcaatgtatttttatttatttattgaatttcattttttgttttttttttttttttttttttttttttgagaagcaCCCAACAATGTATTATGTGGTCCATTCATTTATaagattttaaaaatattacggagtacatttttttcaGTATTACTGaacttaattttatatatatgaaaaacTTTTGTATACAAAGAGCCTCTTTTTCGTTTGTTGAACAGGGTCCTTAAAATCTACTAATAATCTTGAAGATGAGTTTATATTGATTACATTGTTGGTTTTAGGATGGAAATAATGAACATTAAAAGCTCAACCACACAGGCGAAATTCATCGGCACTATAGTGTCGATAGCAGGAGCTATAATCATGACTCTTTACCAGGGACCCACAATTTTACCTTCTTCTTTAGAAAAAGAAGTTTCAAATAATCTTCTTACGCAAGCATCGAACTGGGTACTTGGTGGATTCCTTCTGTCGGTTGACGCCATATTTGCTTCTATGTATATTGTTTCGCAGGTAATTTGGTATATAAATAGCTTGTAATTGTTTCGTATTACGACTTTCTTTCTGAATGGTTGTTTGATAATGTTTTTAGGCGATTGTCCTTAAAAAGTACCCTGCAGTGATCATTCTTATGTTTGGTTACTGCTTCGTCTGCACCGTTTTATCTGGAGTTGCTTCTTTGATATTCGAAACTGATTTAAGTAGTTTCGATTTAAGGCCTAAGATGAGGTTGCTTGGGATCCTTTACTCGGTAAGTAAATATACTCGATGTTATGGTTAATCTTAGTGGTGTGACATCTTTATATTCGTGAAGTACTATTTATTCGCTTGTATATGCATCGATGAATATTTTATTAGTTACTTTCCCACGATAGTTTAGTGCTTGGGGTCCTTATTTCCTCACGAGGTCTTACGTTCAAACCTTACTAGCAGTATATCTTGAGGTGACCAGAAAAAAAGTTGTAAACGATCACGGTATAACCCGATTAGTCCGCGTACATCTGAGTAAAAAATACTCCCTTCTTCGGCTAGTCTGAACAAGGAAAACCTACTCGTTTACTCGTTTACTTAATTGACACTAAATATTTAGTGAGTCAAAAATATAGTGGTGTCCAATACCCTCAAAAAAAAATATGCATCCTTCTTGATCCTTCtccatattattagtattagtactagTACTAGTATTGTTTCGTGTAAAATGGTGTATTTTTGTGGAAAAATACAGGGGATATTTGGGTATGCTTTTCAAGTAACGGTTCAATCATGGTGTGTACGAAAGAGAGGACCACTTTTTGTCGCTATGTTTCACCCTGTGGGAATTGTGATCTCCAATTTGATTGGTGTCATCTTCTTAGGAGATGGTTTCTATCTTGGAAGGTAACGTTTTCATATTTTTGAGTCTAAAATTTCCAATTTATGCATTAATTAGCTGACACCATTGAATACTTTGTGCAGTTTGTTGGGATCAatcgttgttgttgttgggttttatactgTGATGTGGGGGAAATCTAAAGAACAGAAAGTTACGATGGCTAATACAAGTTTGATCTCAAAGGCCGACAATGCAGCAGCCCCTCTCTTAGCAGACGTTGAGGAGCAGATTACACATCCCTTGCAATAAAACTACTAGAAACGAACGAGAAAATGATAACTTCAAACGTAATTATCATTCTGGGATTCGGTACATTTAATTATTTTTctgcaactatttttttttttattttttattttttgaaaagcaagccTATAAAACCTTGTCAATTTACAAAAGCACGAATACTAAATGAAAATGTGTATTATGTGAAATCGGGGATGTCCATATCTTTATTCGAGTTTATACTTTTTATATTGATATTGGTTGGTTTTGTTTTTTTACTCTCCATTTTAATAAATTTGGATCTACAAGATGAAATAGGACCACTCACAATACTTTAATTTGTTgcaaggaatttttttttttttggcaaaaaagctCGAACTAAAAAACAAGACGAGGGCGCTCACCCTAAAGGATGATACCTCGAAACAAATACAACGTACAGGCAACAAGgccataccaaaaaaaaaaaaaaaaaaaaaaaaaaaaaaaaaaaaaaaaaaaaaactacgagATAAAAAGACCGGTTACAGCCCAAAAAGCACCAAACATATATGCCATGAACTTCCaaattactctaaaaccaattggtagtagAGAGACATCCATGAGCTTATATGTTGGCCTTGACATTTCTTCCCAACCAATGTGGGATTGAGTTTGCACCCAACAATCTTCCCCTCAAACTGAAGACCACATCACCAGGTGTAAcaccccgtacatgatttataggtgaattgggtatgtacgataggcgtatgaaaggttcgggacattttctagtgtaagtcttgtgtgaggagaaaaagactcagatcgtgctttgtgtcgcggcgcgacaaaggaggccgcggcgcggcaatggactgaaattgagatcagaagtaTGATAAAAAAagatcccagaactaggcaaatgtcgcgacacgacatttaaggccgcggcgcggcattctgggcaaactggtaccggatttttgtaatattacatgagaagcaagggcattttggtcttttcacatttgagccagatttgaagcTTTAacttcatccactcattcattttcctaatttcagtttccttttcttttcatttttctctcaaaactcaaacacccatttgatttcaaagggatttttggaaaggaagaagcgggatttgatctttggcgtagttgactagtttgttctcctcgttcttagctacacggtgatactagtggtaagctctaactccgagtttcattcttgtgttcatcattcaattttggggtttttgattgtatgattcatagatagaacccatttagttattaattgaagattaacaccaagattcgagtttattgttgttaatgtcgggttttgggttggttaatgatttaaccatgtttaagacttgtgaatggtgtacaatcactagcattagtgattattggtgttttggagacttttagtgttttcgtggttgactaattttgactagagtcaaaattagggtttgttgaggattatgacccgaatgtcgattcgatgaggtttataaacttaaaatggattaagttgaagtattaaaccgagttaaaggtgttttggtgtcaaaacttgtaaatggtgagattttgaccttatgggtcaaaattagggtttatgggcgattttgagaacgataagtgtttaacacttgtgttcgagtttgattggcatattaggaccattatcacttatgttagtgattattggttagtttggacgcggtttatccttggaggtgcatttgggtcgaatttgcactaagtgtcgaattgggttggtttgtaaatccaatctaagtgtgttgttgaatttgtgataatggattaggtactttccattgacgagttgcggattacttggaagcttttcttcaaggcgacaaggtgagtgttaatatcctatataaatatgtatgtgtaggatgggtgcgggtcgggtgaagcggttctcggttatagagctcacttcacatataggtggattgatggacttgtgtataggtccaattggcacgtttgtgcgttttggttgaccacctttggcgaggtacacgcttgtgtgtacgttatcacacgtggttgtgatttggatgttataaccccaatggcgaagggtttataTTGTTGcgaagtggatgaccccgatgtggtggatttaataatcccgtgaccgtgggttttgatgttgagaagtgaatctcgtgtagttcggattcatggtgactcgtgtagttcggtcatcttattgaggtagtaa of the Rutidosis leptorrhynchoides isolate AG116_Rl617_1_P2 chromosome 5, CSIRO_AGI_Rlap_v1, whole genome shotgun sequence genome contains:
- the LOC139850675 gene encoding WAT1-related protein At5g40230-like, with protein sequence MKEYVGMVGTQVAQVLLMIFSKQAIADGMSSYSFILYSNVLASTILFPLSLIFHRSPDRPPLTFNVLCGFIVVGLFGFLAQIFGYTGVSLSSATLGTTLLNLIPGFTFVLAIFCRMEIMNIKSSTTQAKFIGTIVSIAGAIIMTLYQGPTILPSSLEKEVSNNLLTQASNWVLGGFLLSVDAIFASMYIVSQAIVLKKYPAVIILMFGYCFVCTVLSGVASLIFETDLSSFDLRPKMRLLGILYSGIFGYAFQVTVQSWCVRKRGPLFVAMFHPVGIVISNLIGVIFLGDGFYLGSLLGSIVVVVGFYTVMWGKSKEQKVTMANTSLISKADNAAAPLLADVEEQITHPLQ